The Streptomyces sp. DG1A-41 genomic sequence GCCGGGTGCCGCCGGATCGATCTTCGAGGACGGCTGGTCGACCCGGCCCGACCGGGGCACCGCCCGGCGCGGGCTGGGGCTGGCCCTCGTCCACCGGCTGGCCCAGCAGCACGGCGGCACGATCGAGGTCAGCGAAGGGCCGGGCGCGGTCTTCACCGTCGCGCTCCCGCTGCCGGACACCACCCCGGTACCACGAGACGCACCGTTCACCACGGCCTCGCCGACAGGAGGTGACCGCGCATGATCCGGACCCTGGTGGTGGACGACGATTTCCACATCAGCCACATCCACGGTGACTACGCGTCCCGCGTCGAGGGCTTCGAGGTGGTCGGCCGGGTGGCGACCGTGGCCGAGACGCTGGACGCCGTGCGTACCCTCCATCCCGACCTGCTCCTGCTCGACGTCTTCCTGCCCGACGGCAACGGACTCGACGTGCTGCGCCGGCTCAGCGCGGACGAGGGCGGCGCCCGCCCCGACGCGATCATGATCACCGCCGACAGGGACATCACCTCGGTACGGACCGCCATGAAACTCGGCGCGGTGGGCTACCTGGTCAAGCCGTTCGGCTCCGCAGACCTGGCCGAGCGGCTCACCGCCTACCGCGAACTCCAGCACCGCGTGGACGCCCTCGGCCTGGCCCCCCGAACCGACCAGGCCGACGTGGACGCCCTCTTCAGCGCCGCCCGGCCACCGGCCGTTCCCCGCGTCCCGGCCAAGGGGCACTCCGCACCGACCCTCGCCCTCCTGCACCAAGTCCTCCGCACCGCCCAGGACGCCCTATCCGCCGCCCAGGCCGCCGAACTCACCGGCGTCTCCCGTGCCACGGCACAGCGCTACCTCTCGTACCTCGTACGGGAGGGCATGGTCCGGCTCGAACTTCGCTACGGAACCACCGGCCGTCCCGAACACCGCTACCGGATCGTGCACTGAGGATCAGCCGCAGGTGTGCAGGAAAGAACACGGCCTGGGTTGGCCGGCTGCATTCCGAAAGAAGCAGAACCTAGTGGTCAACTCAACTTGAGGTCACCGCGAGATTCCTGGGAGTGCGCGTGAGACGACGATGCCCGCAGGAATGCTTCCGGCGGGCTGAGGGAGTTGCTCACGGCGGCCGGTGCCGCAGCCAGCGTCGACGACCGTGTCGCCGGGGCGCAGGGCGAGTTGCTCCAGGGCCAGGTGCTTGTAGGTCATCGTGCGCTGGCCGATGAGGCAGAGACGGCGACCGGGGGCGAGGTGGTCAGGGACGTCGCGGTCCTCGGGCCGCGCAGCACCGAGGCCAGCACCCTCGACGGGGCCAGCAGATGGGTCATGTCGAACAGAGCTGTGGCCACGGTCCGGTCGGTGGTCGCCACCTTCAGCAGCCGGTCGGTGTAGCGCTTGCCGAGCCGTGCGGCGAGCGGCAGCGGGCCGTCGGCGGCCCCCGGATACGCCAGGTCGGCGTTGCCCGACAGCCTCCACGCAGCGGGCGATCCGCTTGCGCAGCGGGCCCGCAATGCCACTGGTCGTGGCGACGGCTCTGCCCCTTGGCCTCTGGCTCGGTGGCGAGTTCGGGTCTTGCGTCAGCCTTCCACCTGTCCCCTCACGCGCCGGGACGGTGTGAAGCCGTAGAGGTCGAGGATGCCGGGCGGGTCGGCGAGGCCGGGTCCGCCGTGTTCGATCCAGGTGGTGATGTCGGCGGTGGCGTCGGGGTCGTTGACCAGGCCGAGCCACACGGGCCGGCCTCCCGCCGCGCGGCCGGAGGGTGAGGGCTGTACGACGACGACGTTGGCGTGCTCGCAGGCGTCGAGGCAGTCGGTGACGCGGACGGTCGCGGTGCCGTCGAGCGCCTGGCGGAGGCCGCGCAGCTGTGCGGCGTGGTCGAAGCCGGGGATCTTCGGCGTGCCGCAGCAGCATCCCCGGCACACGGTGACCGTGCACCGCGCCGCCCCGGCGGACGTGGGGGAGGCGGTAGTGGCGGTACGGCGGGAGCGCTTGCTCACGCGGTGTCCTTTCCGGGGTTGGTCCAGGCGGCCTCGCGCAGCAGGCGCA encodes the following:
- a CDS encoding response regulator — translated: MIRTLVVDDDFHISHIHGDYASRVEGFEVVGRVATVAETLDAVRTLHPDLLLLDVFLPDGNGLDVLRRLSADEGGARPDAIMITADRDITSVRTAMKLGAVGYLVKPFGSADLAERLTAYRELQHRVDALGLAPRTDQADVDALFSAARPPAVPRVPAKGHSAPTLALLHQVLRTAQDALSAAQAAELTGVSRATAQRYLSYLVREGMVRLELRYGTTGRPEHRYRIVH
- a CDS encoding (2Fe-2S) ferredoxin domain-containing protein produces the protein MSKRSRRTATTASPTSAGAARCTVTVCRGCCCGTPKIPGFDHAAQLRGLRQALDGTATVRVTDCLDACEHANVVVVQPSPSGRAAGGRPVWLGLVNDPDATADITTWIEHGGPGLADPPGILDLYGFTPSRRVRGQVEG